From a single Callithrix jacchus isolate 240 chromosome 5, calJac240_pri, whole genome shotgun sequence genomic region:
- the ADRM1 gene encoding proteasomal ubiquitin receptor ADRM1 isoform X1, producing the protein MATSGALFPSLVPGSRGASSKYLVEFRAGKMSLKGTTVTPDKRKGLVYIQQTDDSLIHFCWKDRTSGNVEDDLIIFPDDCEFKRVQQCPSGRVYVLKFKAGSKRLFFWMQEPKTDQDEEHCRKVNEYLNNPPMPGALGASGSGGHELSALGGEGGLQSLLGNMSHSQLMQLIGPAGLGGLGGLGALTGPGLASLLGSGGPPGSSSSSSSRSQSAAVTPSSTTSSTRATPAPSAPAATSATSPSPAPSSGNGASTAASPTQPIQLSDLQSILATMNVPAGPAGGQQVDLASVLTPEIMAPILANSDVQERLLPYLPSGESLPQTADEIQNTLTSPQFQQSWQLSGMAVGAAQGKLSPAPGSSLQALGMFSAALASGQLGPLMCQFGLPAEAVEAANKGDVEAFAKAMQNNAKPEQKEGDTKDKKDEEEDMSLD; encoded by the exons ATGGCGACCTCAGGCGCGCTTTTCCCAAGCCTGGTGCCAGGCTCTCGGGGCGCCTCCAGCAAGTACCTGGTGGAGTTTCGGGCGGGAAAGATGTCCCTGAAGGGGACCACCGTGACCCCGGACAAGCGGAAAGGGCTGGTGTACATCCAGCAGACGGACGACTCGCTCATTCACTTCTGCTGGAAGGACAGGACGTCCGGGAACGTGGAAGAC GACTTGATCATCTTCCCTGACGACTGTGAGTTCAAGCGGGTGCAACAGTGCCCCAGCGGGAGGGTCTACGTGCTCAAGTTCAAGGCGGGGTCCAAGCGGCTTTTCTTCTGGATGCAG GAACCCAAGACAGACCAGGACGAGGAGCACTGCCGGAAAGTCAACGAGTACCTGAACAACCCCCCGATGCCCGGGGCGCTGGGGGCCAGCGGGAGCGGTGGCCATGAGCTCTCAGCGCTAGGCG GTGAGGGCGGCCTGCAGAGCCTGCTGGGGAACATGAGCCACAGCCAGCTCATGCAGCTCATCGGACCAGCTGGCCTCGGAGGACTGG GTGGGCTGGGGGCCCTGACGGGACCTGGCCTGGCCAGCTTGCTGGGGAGCGGCGGGCCTCCGGGGAGCAGCTCCTCCTCCAG CTCCCGGAGCCAGTCAGCAGCGGTCACCCCATCATCCACCACCTCTTCCACCCGTGCCACCCCGGCCCCTTCTGCTCCAGCAGCCACCTCAGCAACCAGCCCGAGCCCTGCGCCCAGTTCTGGTAACGGAGCCAGCACGGCAGCCAGCCCGACCCAGCCCATCCAGCTGAGCGACCTCCAGAGCATCCTGGCCACCATGAATGTGCCGGCCGGGCCGGCAGGCGGCCAGCAAG TGGACCTGGCCAGTGTGCTGACGCCGGAGATCATGGCTCCCATCCTTGCCAACTCGGACGTCCAGGAGCGCCTGCTTCCCTACTTGCCATCTGGGGAGTCACTGCCACAGACCGCAGATGAGATTCAGAACACCCTGACCTCACCCCAGTTCCAGCAG AGCTGGCAGCTGAGTGGCATGGCTGTAGGCGCAGCCCAGGGGAAGCTCAGCCCTGCGCCTGGCTCTTCCTTGCAGGCCCTGGGCATGTTCAGTGCGGCCTTGGCCTCAGGGCAGCTGGGACCCCTCATGTGTCAGTTtggtctgcctgcagaggccgtGGAGGCCGCCAACAAGGGCG ATGTGGAAGCGTTTGCCAAAGCCATGCAGAACAACGCCAAGCCCGAGCAGAAAGAGGGCGACACGAAGGACAagaaggacgaggaggaggacATGAGCCTGGACTGA
- the ADRM1 gene encoding proteasomal ubiquitin receptor ADRM1 isoform X2 — protein sequence MATSGALFPSLVPGSRGASSKYLVEFRAGKMSLKGTTVTPDKRKGLVYIQQTDDSLIHFCWKDRTSGNVEDDLIIFPDDCEFKRVQQCPSGRVYVLKFKAGSKRLFFWMQEPKTDQDEEHCRKVNEYLNNPPMPGALGASGSGGHELSALGGEGGLQSLLGNMSHSQLMQLIGPAGLGGLGGLGALTGPGLASLLGSGGPPGSSSSSSSRSQSAAVTPSSTTSSTRATPAPSAPAATSATSPSPAPSSGNGASTAASPTQPIQLSDLQSILATMNVPAGPAGGQQVDLASVLTPEIMAPILANSDVQERLLPYLPSGESLPQTADEIQNTLTSPQFQQALGMFSAALASGQLGPLMCQFGLPAEAVEAANKGDVEAFAKAMQNNAKPEQKEGDTKDKKDEEEDMSLD from the exons ATGGCGACCTCAGGCGCGCTTTTCCCAAGCCTGGTGCCAGGCTCTCGGGGCGCCTCCAGCAAGTACCTGGTGGAGTTTCGGGCGGGAAAGATGTCCCTGAAGGGGACCACCGTGACCCCGGACAAGCGGAAAGGGCTGGTGTACATCCAGCAGACGGACGACTCGCTCATTCACTTCTGCTGGAAGGACAGGACGTCCGGGAACGTGGAAGAC GACTTGATCATCTTCCCTGACGACTGTGAGTTCAAGCGGGTGCAACAGTGCCCCAGCGGGAGGGTCTACGTGCTCAAGTTCAAGGCGGGGTCCAAGCGGCTTTTCTTCTGGATGCAG GAACCCAAGACAGACCAGGACGAGGAGCACTGCCGGAAAGTCAACGAGTACCTGAACAACCCCCCGATGCCCGGGGCGCTGGGGGCCAGCGGGAGCGGTGGCCATGAGCTCTCAGCGCTAGGCG GTGAGGGCGGCCTGCAGAGCCTGCTGGGGAACATGAGCCACAGCCAGCTCATGCAGCTCATCGGACCAGCTGGCCTCGGAGGACTGG GTGGGCTGGGGGCCCTGACGGGACCTGGCCTGGCCAGCTTGCTGGGGAGCGGCGGGCCTCCGGGGAGCAGCTCCTCCTCCAG CTCCCGGAGCCAGTCAGCAGCGGTCACCCCATCATCCACCACCTCTTCCACCCGTGCCACCCCGGCCCCTTCTGCTCCAGCAGCCACCTCAGCAACCAGCCCGAGCCCTGCGCCCAGTTCTGGTAACGGAGCCAGCACGGCAGCCAGCCCGACCCAGCCCATCCAGCTGAGCGACCTCCAGAGCATCCTGGCCACCATGAATGTGCCGGCCGGGCCGGCAGGCGGCCAGCAAG TGGACCTGGCCAGTGTGCTGACGCCGGAGATCATGGCTCCCATCCTTGCCAACTCGGACGTCCAGGAGCGCCTGCTTCCCTACTTGCCATCTGGGGAGTCACTGCCACAGACCGCAGATGAGATTCAGAACACCCTGACCTCACCCCAGTTCCAGCAG GCCCTGGGCATGTTCAGTGCGGCCTTGGCCTCAGGGCAGCTGGGACCCCTCATGTGTCAGTTtggtctgcctgcagaggccgtGGAGGCCGCCAACAAGGGCG ATGTGGAAGCGTTTGCCAAAGCCATGCAGAACAACGCCAAGCCCGAGCAGAAAGAGGGCGACACGAAGGACAagaaggacgaggaggaggacATGAGCCTGGACTGA